One part of the Sarcophilus harrisii chromosome 5, mSarHar1.11, whole genome shotgun sequence genome encodes these proteins:
- the METTL7A gene encoding methyltransferase-like protein 7A: MAFVVPIFQLAISVAVFPIFLLHFLGLWNWICKKLFPFFMVQFTKSYNKEMSSKKQELFSNLPNFAESSGKLALMEVGCGTGANFKFYPPGCTITCVDPNPNFEKFLIQSIAECRHLQFERFLVASGEDMHQIADNSMDVVVCTLVLCSVQNQEKFLKEVHRVLRPGGAFYFMEHVAAEPSTWNFFWQQVLQPTWHLLFDGCNLTRETWKALEQASFSKLNLQHLQAPLSWKIVRPHILGYAMK; this comes from the exons ATGGCGTTCGTGGTCCCCATTTTCCAGCTGGCCATCTCTGTCGCTGTATTTCCCATCTTCCTTCTCCACTTCTTGGGCCTGTGGAACTGGATATGCAAAaagctctttcctttcttcatggTGCAGTTCACTAAAAGCTACAATAAGGAGATGTCATCCAAGAAGCAGGAGCTCTTTAGCAACCTGCCCAACTTTGCAGAATCCTCGGGAAAGCTGGCCTTGATGGAGGTTGGCTGTGGCACTGGAGCCAACTTTAAATTCTATCCTCCTGGCTGCACGATCACCTGTGTCGATCCCAATCCCAACTTTGAGAAGTTCCTGATTCAAAGCATTGCTGAATGCCGGCACCTCCAGTTTGAACGCTTCCTAGTGGCTTCAGGGGAAGACATGCATCAAATAGCAGACAACTCCATGGATGTGGTGGTTTGCACTCTGGTCCTGTGCTCTGTACAGAATCAAGAGAAATTCCTCAAAGAGGTGCATCGAGTACTGAGGCCG ggAGGTGCTTTTTATTTCATGGAGCATGTGGCAGCTGAACCATCCACCTGGAATTTCTTCTGGCAACAGGTTCTCCAGCCAACATGGCATCTACTGTTTGATGGTTGCAACTTAaccagagagacctggaaagcCCTGGAACAGGCCAGCTTTTCCAAGCTAAACCTCCAGCATCTGCAGGCACCCCTCTCCTGGAAGATAGTCCGACCTCATATCCTCGGCTATGCCATGAAATAA